A region from the Oxyura jamaicensis isolate SHBP4307 breed ruddy duck unplaced genomic scaffold, BPBGC_Ojam_1.0 oxyUn_random_OJ63520, whole genome shotgun sequence genome encodes:
- the LOC118158991 gene encoding thymosin beta-15A homolog, which translates to MCDKPDLSEVEKFDKKKLKKTNTEEKNTLPSKETIEQEKECVKSS; encoded by the exons ATGTGCGACAAGCCGGACCTCTCGGAGGTGGAGAAATTCGAcaagaagaagctgaagaaaaccaaCACGGAGGAGAAGAACACGCTGCCCTCCAAGGAGA ctaTCGAGCAGGAAAAGGAATGTGTGAAGTCTTCCTAG